One genomic region from Cetobacterium sp. 8H encodes:
- a CDS encoding CBS domain-containing protein, producing MRLTDRQKEIVEIIKKHGPIKGDDIAKMIYITRSALRTDFSILKKMSLIKSKQKVGYTYNEAFVETTNKTLVKHIMGVPITIDESYSVYKTVLLMFEKDIGTIFITKDGNLSGIVSRKDLLRIAIGKRDIEQIPINLIMTRMPNIVFSTEDETIEECVKKIIEHEIDSVPVVRVMERNGKEVNKVVGRFTKTNVSKLLLEILENKNKDKKD from the coding sequence ATGAGATTAACAGATAGGCAGAAAGAAATAGTTGAAATAATAAAAAAGCATGGACCGATAAAAGGTGATGACATAGCAAAAATGATATATATAACAAGATCAGCGCTAAGAACAGATTTTTCTATATTAAAAAAGATGTCTCTTATAAAATCAAAACAAAAGGTAGGATACACATATAATGAAGCTTTTGTAGAAACAACTAATAAGACGTTGGTTAAACATATAATGGGGGTACCTATAACAATAGATGAAAGTTATTCAGTTTATAAAACAGTTTTACTTATGTTTGAAAAAGACATTGGAACAATTTTTATAACAAAAGATGGAAATCTATCAGGAATAGTTTCTAGAAAAGATCTTCTTAGAATAGCGATCGGAAAAAGAGATATTGAACAAATACCGATAAACTTAATAATGACAAGAATGCCAAATATAGTTTTTTCGACAGAGGATGAAACAATAGAAGAGTGTGTTAAAAAGATTATTGAACATGAAATAGATTCAGTTCCTGTTGTAAGAGTTATGGAGAGAAACGGTAAAGAGGTTAATAAAGTAGTTGGGAGATTTACTAAGACGAACGTTAGTAAATTGCTACTTGAAATTTTAGAGAATAAAAATAAAGATAAAAAAGATTAA
- a CDS encoding aminotransferase class I/II-fold pyridoxal phosphate-dependent enzyme, with translation MLKEKIIKELNNFKNENRFRILKTINSNSINLSSNDYIGLGNDSDLIQDFYKNYTHLPLSSSSSRLISGTYPLIDKLERNLENIYKKPALFFNSGFDCNCCVIETFCDSNTLVISDKLNHASIHDGIIHSGATLLRYRHLDLEHLRKILKNNSNKYETILVISETIYSMDGDCVDLKKLIDLKKEFNFLLMIDEAHSFAVHSFGMCYEMDCLEFVDFLTIPLGKGGGSTGSYLICDQIYKDYIINKGRKFIYTTALPPVNIAWNLFILEKMESFSDKRLKLKELTTVSHKLIKKYNMETLSTTHIISIIIGNNSKLDHIVEYLSSKNYFIYGVKEPTVPKGTSRIRIGLSPNLSVENITTFFEELNYAINNVF, from the coding sequence ATGTTAAAAGAAAAAATTATAAAAGAATTAAATAACTTTAAAAATGAAAATAGATTTAGAATTTTAAAAACCATCAACAGTAATTCAATCAATCTATCGTCTAACGATTATATTGGATTGGGTAATGATTCTGATCTTATTCAAGATTTCTATAAAAATTATACACATTTACCTCTTAGTTCTAGTTCTTCTAGACTTATAAGCGGGACTTACCCACTTATTGATAAATTAGAACGTAACCTTGAAAATATCTATAAAAAACCCGCTCTTTTTTTTAATAGCGGCTTTGACTGTAATTGCTGTGTCATTGAGACATTTTGTGATAGTAATACCCTTGTTATCAGTGATAAATTAAATCATGCTAGCATACATGATGGGATAATACATAGTGGTGCTACCCTTTTAAGATATAGACATCTTGACTTAGAACACCTGCGTAAGATTTTAAAAAATAATTCAAACAAATATGAGACAATTTTAGTTATTTCTGAAACAATCTACAGTATGGATGGGGATTGTGTTGATTTAAAAAAACTTATCGATCTAAAAAAAGAATTTAATTTTTTACTTATGATTGATGAGGCACACTCTTTTGCGGTACATTCTTTTGGTATGTGCTATGAAATGGATTGTTTAGAGTTTGTGGATTTCCTTACTATTCCTCTTGGAAAAGGTGGTGGATCAACAGGTTCTTACTTAATTTGTGATCAAATATATAAAGACTATATAATCAACAAAGGAAGAAAATTTATATATACGACAGCCTTACCACCTGTTAATATAGCTTGGAATCTTTTTATTCTTGAAAAAATGGAAAGTTTTTCTGATAAAAGGCTCAAACTTAAAGAACTTACTACTGTTTCTCATAAACTAATAAAAAAATATAATATGGAAACTTTATCTACAACTCATATTATTTCTATAATAATTGGGAATAATTCTAAACTTGATCATATTGTAGAATATTTAAGTTCTAAAAATTATTTTATATATGGTGTTAAAGAACCTACTGTTCCTAAAGGAACGTCTCGAATACGAATCGGTCTTTCACCAAATCTTT